Proteins from one Corynebacterium epidermidicanis genomic window:
- a CDS encoding nucleoside deaminase, with protein MRHALEVARRTPPDDIPVGAVIYGPDGAVLGEGVNRREADGDPTAHAELVAIRAAVRTFGDGWRLTGCTLVVTLEPCTMCTGAILAARLARVVFGAYEPKTGACGSLIDVPHAPGQLHPLQLRGGVLADDCAELLTTFFSSKR; from the coding sequence ATGAGGCACGCCCTGGAGGTGGCACGTCGCACCCCGCCTGATGACATCCCAGTTGGCGCCGTCATTTATGGCCCCGACGGCGCGGTACTTGGGGAAGGCGTTAATCGTCGAGAAGCGGACGGCGACCCCACCGCGCACGCTGAGCTGGTCGCGATCCGTGCGGCCGTGCGCACTTTCGGAGACGGCTGGCGTCTGACCGGCTGTACCCTCGTGGTCACCCTCGAACCCTGCACGATGTGCACCGGCGCGATCCTCGCCGCCCGCCTGGCCCGCGTCGTATTCGGCGCGTACGAGCCCAAAACTGGCGCGTGTGGATCGCTCATCGACGTCCCCCACGCCCCGGGCCAACTCCATCCCCTCCAGCTCCGCGGCGGAGTGCTTGCCGACGACTGCGCGGAACTACTCACGACATTCTTTTCTTCAAAAAGGTAG
- a CDS encoding CsbD family protein, giving the protein MSDFENKVTDLGGKAKESVGEATGNEKLADEGRADQTKADIKDAAEKAKDAVSDTADKVLGSFQKDK; this is encoded by the coding sequence ATGTCTGATTTTGAGAACAAGGTGACCGACCTGGGTGGCAAGGCCAAGGAATCCGTAGGCGAGGCAACTGGCAACGAGAAGCTTGCCGACGAGGGGCGCGCCGACCAGACCAAAGCCGACATCAAAGACGCTGCCGAGAAAGCAAAGGATGCGGTAAGCGACACCGCAGACAAGGTGCTCGGCTCCTTCCAGAAGGACAAGTAG
- a CDS encoding helix-turn-helix domain-containing protein yields the protein MAKKPTSNKVIIETLLTTGMSQTEAAAVFNVSTRSIDPHIIDRILTLRHE from the coding sequence ATGGCGAAGAAACCAACGTCGAACAAAGTCATCATCGAAACCCTCCTCACCACCGGGATGAGCCAAACCGAAGCAGCCGCCGTCTTTAACGTCAGCACCAGGTCAATCGACCCCCACATCATTGACCGCATTCTCACACTGCGCCACGAATAA
- a CDS encoding MMPL family transporter, producing the protein MAQLLFKVGRWSYRRRYVVIALWLVVLVGLGGAAITLQKGFNDKFAIPGTPSQDAAELLIKNFPDQKNPLDNAGVNIIFAAPPGHTLSEPKYVQAMDDVIAYLDQHLPDIGDRTRFGNPVTYNPVFQEGIIKQEVDSGLPEDTARRDAQNLSLLSEDGRIGYTTLSLNVPSPTDVTDEHRQAIKDALEIGRTAGLTVEGGGAAFGDPLEIRTTSEMIGLAVAFIVLIFTFGSVIAAGLPLVTAVLGIGIGSVSIVLATRFVFLNNTTPVLAVMLGLAVGIDYALFILARYRTEYKRTSREDAAGLAVGTAGSAVVFAGLTVIIALLALSIVRIPFLTYMGLAAAFTVFVAVCVALTLVPALLGVMGKFAFGLKIPGLAGSKPVHIDEVSDQPRARRSKGRAWVMFVHRYPALVLSVVIVALGLLTMPALRLELALPNDSTSSLSSTQRKSADLITEGFGDGRNSLMLAVVDAAGVDPKAPALEPMVRAQRDIAKQKGEAFDENKAATTAAFTYVAERFATNADVKHAQLVGVNPTGTAAQLMITPYAGPNDPMTTKLLHSLRASQAEVESATGVTIGITGLTPIQRDVTQKLSDALPLYLSIVVGLAFVLLLLIFRSILVPLVAGIGFLLSVGAAFGVTVLFWQEGLWGLVETPGPLISFMPIFLIGVTFGLAMDYQVFLVSRMREHFTHHRGLATPGSRFNAVDESVIEGYTLGSRVVTSAALIMIAVFVAFIDQPLPFIKIFGFALGAGVLFDAFFIRMALVPASMFLMGHSTWWLPRWLDRILPTLDIEGAALEEEWEHKRAAADEEAERKVAQLAARSN; encoded by the coding sequence ATGGCACAGCTATTGTTTAAGGTCGGCCGTTGGTCGTATCGGCGTCGCTACGTGGTGATTGCGCTTTGGCTCGTCGTTTTGGTGGGGTTGGGTGGCGCAGCGATCACCCTCCAGAAGGGGTTCAACGATAAGTTTGCGATCCCAGGCACCCCGAGCCAGGATGCAGCCGAGCTGCTGATTAAGAACTTCCCGGATCAGAAGAACCCGCTGGATAATGCAGGTGTCAATATCATTTTCGCGGCACCACCAGGGCATACTTTGAGTGAGCCGAAGTACGTCCAGGCGATGGATGACGTGATCGCCTACCTCGATCAGCACCTCCCGGACATCGGGGATCGCACCCGTTTTGGCAACCCGGTGACGTATAACCCGGTTTTCCAAGAAGGGATCATTAAGCAGGAGGTGGACAGCGGGCTACCTGAGGACACGGCCCGTCGTGATGCTCAAAATCTCAGCTTGCTGAGCGAGGATGGCCGCATTGGTTATACAACGTTGTCGTTGAATGTTCCGAGCCCCACGGATGTGACCGATGAGCATCGGCAAGCGATCAAGGATGCCCTAGAGATTGGCCGGACTGCTGGCCTGACCGTTGAAGGTGGTGGCGCTGCTTTTGGCGATCCGCTGGAGATCCGAACGACGTCGGAAATGATCGGCCTGGCGGTGGCGTTCATCGTGCTTATTTTTACTTTCGGTTCGGTGATTGCAGCCGGGTTGCCGCTGGTTACGGCCGTGTTGGGTATTGGTATCGGTTCGGTTTCGATCGTGTTGGCAACGCGCTTCGTCTTCCTGAACAACACCACCCCGGTCCTGGCGGTGATGCTGGGCCTCGCGGTGGGTATTGACTACGCTTTGTTCATCCTCGCTCGCTACCGGACCGAATATAAGCGCACGTCGCGGGAAGATGCGGCGGGGCTTGCGGTGGGTACGGCTGGTTCGGCTGTCGTGTTCGCGGGTCTGACGGTGATCATCGCGCTCCTTGCGTTGTCGATCGTGCGCATCCCGTTCCTGACGTATATGGGCTTGGCGGCTGCGTTCACGGTGTTCGTGGCGGTCTGTGTTGCACTCACTTTGGTGCCGGCGTTGTTGGGCGTGATGGGTAAATTCGCGTTCGGGTTGAAGATTCCGGGACTGGCTGGGTCGAAACCAGTGCACATCGATGAGGTTTCAGATCAGCCGCGTGCCCGCCGTTCGAAGGGGCGCGCATGGGTGATGTTTGTGCATCGCTACCCGGCGCTGGTGCTGTCCGTGGTGATTGTAGCTTTGGGCCTGCTCACCATGCCTGCTCTGCGGCTCGAGTTGGCGCTTCCTAATGACAGCACGTCGTCGTTAAGCAGCACCCAGCGCAAGTCCGCGGACCTCATCACGGAAGGCTTCGGCGATGGCCGCAACTCTTTGATGCTCGCTGTTGTGGATGCGGCGGGGGTCGATCCGAAGGCACCGGCGCTGGAGCCGATGGTGCGGGCGCAGCGCGATATCGCTAAGCAGAAGGGGGAGGCGTTCGATGAGAATAAGGCTGCGACGACCGCGGCGTTTACCTATGTCGCGGAGCGGTTTGCTACGAACGCGGACGTTAAGCATGCGCAGCTGGTGGGTGTGAATCCCACAGGCACCGCAGCGCAGCTGATGATCACCCCTTATGCTGGCCCGAACGATCCGATGACCACGAAACTCCTGCATTCACTGCGAGCTTCGCAGGCTGAAGTGGAATCGGCCACCGGCGTCACAATCGGTATCACTGGCCTCACCCCGATCCAGCGCGATGTCACCCAAAAGCTTTCCGACGCCCTCCCGCTCTACCTATCCATCGTCGTAGGTCTCGCGTTTGTGCTGCTCTTGCTCATTTTCCGTTCCATTTTGGTGCCACTAGTGGCTGGTATTGGCTTCTTGTTGTCCGTGGGCGCTGCGTTTGGCGTGACGGTACTGTTTTGGCAGGAAGGCCTGTGGGGGCTGGTGGAAACACCGGGTCCGCTGATTTCCTTCATGCCGATCTTCCTCATCGGCGTCACCTTTGGCTTGGCGATGGACTACCAGGTCTTTTTGGTCTCCCGCATGCGGGAGCACTTCACACACCACCGCGGGTTGGCAACTCCGGGCTCACGTTTCAATGCCGTCGACGAGTCCGTCATCGAGGGCTACACCCTGGGCTCCCGCGTGGTGACCTCCGCAGCACTCATCATGATCGCGGTGTTCGTCGCCTTTATTGACCAGCCGCTGCCATTCATTAAGATTTTCGGTTTCGCCCTCGGCGCGGGCGTGCTTTTCGACGCCTTCTTCATCCGCATGGCTCTCGTTCCGGCCTCGATGTTCCTCATGGGGCATTCCACCTGGTGGCTCCCGCGCTGGCTTGACCGCATCCTGCCGACCCTCGACATCGAAGGCGCTGCCCTGGAGGAAGAGTGGGAACACAAACGTGCAGCGGCCGATGAGGAAGCGGAACGAAAAGTGGCCCAACTGGCGGCCCGGAGCAACTAA
- the argF gene encoding ornithine carbamoyltransferase — protein sequence MPVSLSGRHFLKLLDFTPEEIRHLIRLSHEFKRLKAAGVPHRHLEGKNIVLLFEKTSTRTRCSFEAAGHDLGMGVTYLDPGSSQMGKKESIPDTARVLGRMYDGIEYRGYGQEVVEKLAEHAGVPVWNGLTTEFHPTQMIADMMTIEERFPDGLKGKKLVYMGDAHNNVANSLMVACTKLGMHFVACGPQQLMPEADLVTTCRELAEQSGGSVTLTSSVAEAVIDAHVIYTDVWVSMGEPDEVWAERIEALAPYQVNSEMFSTADPNAIFMHCLPAYHDLGTDVGRAVAEKFGMTELECTDEVFESARSVVFDEAENRMHSIKAIMYATLK from the coding sequence ATGCCTGTGTCGTTGAGTGGCCGCCACTTCCTCAAATTGTTGGATTTCACCCCGGAGGAAATCCGCCACCTCATTCGGCTTTCTCATGAGTTCAAGCGCCTGAAGGCTGCTGGCGTGCCGCACCGGCACTTGGAGGGCAAGAACATTGTCCTGCTGTTTGAGAAGACTTCCACGCGCACCCGCTGTTCCTTTGAAGCAGCTGGTCACGACCTCGGCATGGGCGTTACCTATCTTGATCCGGGTTCCTCACAGATGGGCAAGAAAGAGTCGATTCCGGATACCGCCCGGGTGCTCGGCCGGATGTATGACGGTATCGAGTATCGCGGCTACGGCCAGGAGGTCGTCGAAAAGCTGGCCGAGCACGCCGGGGTGCCGGTCTGGAATGGGCTGACCACGGAGTTCCACCCCACGCAGATGATCGCGGACATGATGACCATCGAGGAGCGCTTCCCGGACGGCCTCAAGGGCAAGAAGCTGGTGTACATGGGCGATGCGCACAACAATGTTGCGAATTCGCTGATGGTGGCGTGTACGAAGCTCGGGATGCATTTCGTGGCGTGCGGGCCGCAGCAGCTGATGCCGGAGGCGGACCTCGTCACCACGTGCCGCGAGCTCGCCGAGCAGTCCGGCGGTTCGGTCACCCTCACTAGCTCGGTTGCGGAAGCTGTTATCGACGCCCACGTGATTTACACTGACGTGTGGGTATCCATGGGGGAACCCGACGAGGTTTGGGCGGAACGTATCGAGGCGCTCGCGCCCTACCAGGTGAATTCGGAGATGTTTAGCACTGCGGATCCGAACGCTATTTTCATGCACTGCCTGCCGGCGTATCACGATCTTGGTACGGACGTGGGGCGCGCCGTCGCCGAGAAGTTCGGCATGACCGAACTGGAATGCACTGATGAGGTCTTCGAATCGGCGCGCTCCGTGGTGTTTGATGAGGCCGAGAACCGCATGCACTCGATCAAAGCGATCATGTATGCGACCTTGAAATAA
- a CDS encoding DNA-3-methyladenine glycosylase, whose translation MAVPFFERPTDEVACDLLGAVLTHDGVSIRITEVEAYLGADDEASHAFRGPTRSNAALFGPAGHMYVYHSYGIHKAGNIVAHPPGRSGGVLLRAGEVVSGIELASQRRTLDPAKPIVPAKLASGPGNFGKAMGLDISDNGRPVSLLPGAEFSLALTPERPTIVCGPRIGISKNVAAHLRFWLPRDPTVSARKTWAATI comes from the coding sequence ATGGCCGTCCCCTTCTTTGAACGTCCCACCGATGAAGTCGCCTGCGATCTCCTCGGCGCAGTGCTCACTCACGACGGGGTGTCCATCCGCATCACGGAGGTAGAGGCCTACCTCGGCGCCGACGACGAAGCCTCCCACGCTTTCCGGGGCCCTACCAGGTCAAACGCTGCACTCTTCGGCCCGGCGGGACACATGTATGTCTATCATTCTTACGGGATTCACAAGGCGGGAAACATCGTCGCGCACCCACCCGGCCGCTCTGGCGGGGTGTTGCTCCGCGCAGGTGAAGTGGTATCTGGCATCGAGCTGGCGAGCCAACGTCGCACGCTTGACCCGGCAAAGCCAATTGTCCCCGCCAAACTCGCGTCCGGGCCGGGCAATTTCGGCAAAGCGATGGGTTTGGACATCAGTGATAATGGCCGGCCGGTTTCATTGCTTCCCGGAGCCGAGTTCTCCCTCGCCCTCACGCCCGAACGGCCGACGATTGTGTGCGGCCCGAGGATCGGCATCTCGAAGAATGTCGCCGCTCACCTACGTTTTTGGCTACCTCGGGACCCGACGGTATCTGCCCGGAAAACCTGGGCCGCCACGATTTAG
- the tgt gene encoding tRNA guanosine(34) transglycosylase Tgt, translating to MTDTSFSLVSRLEQTKHGRTGTIHTPHGDIQTPAFIPVATKATVKTLTPEQIRETGAQAILSNAYHLYLQPGPDVVDEAGGVATFENWHGPTYTDSGGFQVMSLGVGFKKVLSMDANIAEGEVKARSKDRMAHVDEDGVDFRSVIDGSKHRFTPEVSMQIQHQLGADIMFAFDELTTLVDTKAYQEASVERTHRWAQRCLLEHDRLTHARPGKPLQSLWGVVQGAQYEDLRRKAARGLVQLSDAATAEGRRGFGGYGIGGALEKENLGTIVGWVNDELPVDKPKHLLGISEPDDIFTAVEAGADTFDCVAPTRLGRRGGVYTLDGRMTLTNARFKRDFTPIDAEVGGYVSENYTRAYIHHLLKAKEFLAGTLCTMHNLYFMIQLVDKIRATMESGDYWAFKEEFMGRYYR from the coding sequence ATGACAGACACCTCTTTCTCGCTTGTTTCGCGACTCGAGCAGACGAAGCATGGGCGCACGGGCACGATCCACACGCCACATGGCGATATTCAGACCCCGGCGTTCATCCCGGTCGCCACAAAAGCGACGGTGAAGACCCTCACCCCCGAGCAGATTCGTGAGACGGGGGCGCAAGCCATCCTATCCAACGCCTACCACCTCTACTTACAGCCCGGGCCCGATGTGGTCGATGAGGCTGGCGGTGTGGCCACCTTTGAAAACTGGCACGGCCCGACCTACACCGACTCGGGTGGATTCCAGGTCATGAGCCTCGGCGTTGGATTCAAGAAAGTGCTGTCCATGGACGCAAACATCGCCGAAGGCGAGGTGAAGGCCCGCAGCAAGGACCGCATGGCGCACGTCGATGAGGATGGTGTCGACTTCCGCTCCGTCATCGACGGCTCCAAGCACCGCTTCACCCCGGAAGTCTCCATGCAGATCCAGCACCAACTGGGTGCCGACATCATGTTCGCCTTCGACGAGCTCACCACACTAGTGGACACGAAGGCCTATCAGGAAGCGTCCGTCGAGCGCACGCATCGTTGGGCGCAGCGCTGCCTGCTCGAGCATGACCGGCTCACCCACGCCCGCCCAGGCAAGCCCCTGCAGTCGCTGTGGGGCGTGGTGCAGGGCGCCCAGTACGAAGACCTGCGACGTAAGGCGGCCCGCGGGCTCGTGCAGCTTAGCGACGCCGCGACCGCCGAAGGCCGCCGCGGTTTCGGTGGCTACGGAATCGGTGGAGCACTGGAGAAGGAGAACCTGGGCACGATTGTGGGCTGGGTGAATGACGAGTTGCCCGTCGATAAGCCGAAGCACCTACTGGGAATCAGCGAGCCCGACGACATCTTCACCGCGGTCGAGGCCGGCGCCGACACCTTCGACTGCGTGGCGCCCACCCGGCTGGGGCGACGCGGTGGCGTCTACACCCTCGACGGGCGAATGACGCTCACCAACGCCCGCTTCAAGCGCGACTTCACGCCTATCGACGCCGAGGTGGGCGGTTACGTCTCGGAAAACTACACCCGCGCCTACATCCACCACCTGCTCAAAGCGAAGGAGTTCCTCGCCGGAACGCTCTGCACCATGCACAATTTGTACTTCATGATCCAGCTGGTGGATAAGATCCGCGCCACCATGGAAAGTGGCGACTACTGGGCCTTCAAAGAGGAGTTCATGGGGCGGTACTACCGCTAA
- a CDS encoding GNAT family N-acetyltransferase has translation MSSKEDVLDLRIATESDRTYIARLNFLTETFGDEHGTIGEDFEEEFVYYVQGWQPEQGAVIAWRGAIPAGGAWLRPGTDDRHGFGHVREGIPEVAIAVEERYKGQGLGTALLNRATELAGELGYAGISLSVHPDNARAHRLYLHLGFQDTGIVREGHAVLVKEF, from the coding sequence ATGAGCTCAAAAGAAGATGTCCTTGACCTGCGGATTGCTACCGAATCGGATCGTACTTACATCGCCAGGCTGAATTTTCTCACCGAAACCTTCGGGGACGAGCACGGCACCATCGGCGAAGACTTCGAGGAGGAATTCGTCTACTACGTGCAGGGATGGCAGCCCGAGCAGGGCGCTGTGATCGCTTGGCGTGGCGCGATCCCGGCCGGTGGCGCCTGGCTGCGCCCGGGCACCGACGACCGGCACGGCTTCGGGCATGTGCGTGAAGGTATTCCCGAGGTCGCGATCGCCGTGGAGGAACGCTACAAGGGCCAGGGCCTGGGCACTGCGCTGCTCAATCGCGCCACGGAGTTAGCCGGTGAGCTGGGCTACGCTGGCATTTCGCTTTCTGTGCACCCGGATAATGCCCGGGCGCACCGCTTGTATCTTCATCTTGGTTTCCAGGACACCGGCATCGTTCGGGAGGGGCACGCGGTGCTGGTCAAGGAGTTTTAG
- a CDS encoding IS30 family transposase, with the protein MSPRYLCIEERELIFDLHRQGFGVRAIARRLGRAPSTISKELRRNQDDFGLYLPTHAQRTSTLRRFRPKKRKIDLVPGLWETIFAMLRDKLSPEQIAGRLRKDYPDDDTMHVCAETIYQALFFQAKGELKKEIAACLRQGRTVRKPRGQRIPRRRFVDPMVMISDRPADVEDRAVPGHWEGDLILGKGNTSAIGTLVERSTRYVMLLHLPDGHDAVAVRNALVTAINGLPEHLKGSLTWDQGSEMAGHKSFTIATDCPVYFCDPASPWQRGSNENTNGLLRQYFPKGTDLSVHTAEDLEFVAMQLNRRPRKTLNFDTPAERMAQLLDKET; encoded by the coding sequence ATTTCACCGCGTTATCTCTGTATTGAAGAACGTGAGCTTATTTTCGACTTGCATCGGCAAGGCTTCGGTGTGCGTGCCATCGCCCGGCGGTTAGGGCGCGCACCGTCAACGATCAGCAAAGAGCTACGCCGTAACCAGGATGATTTCGGCCTGTATTTACCCACCCATGCACAGCGCACATCAACGCTTCGCAGATTCCGGCCGAAAAAACGCAAGATCGACCTCGTCCCAGGTTTATGGGAGACCATCTTTGCCATGCTGCGTGACAAGCTCTCTCCGGAACAGATCGCAGGGAGGTTGCGCAAAGACTATCCAGACGATGACACTATGCACGTGTGTGCTGAAACTATCTACCAAGCATTGTTCTTCCAGGCTAAAGGCGAGTTAAAGAAAGAAATCGCAGCATGCCTGCGACAAGGGCGCACAGTGCGTAAACCTCGCGGGCAGCGTATCCCTCGGCGGCGATTTGTTGACCCTATGGTCATGATTTCCGATCGGCCAGCCGACGTAGAAGATCGAGCTGTCCCAGGGCATTGGGAAGGTGACCTCATCTTAGGTAAAGGAAACACATCAGCTATCGGCACCCTCGTGGAAAGATCCACCAGGTATGTCATGCTATTGCACCTACCCGATGGACATGACGCCGTAGCAGTAAGAAACGCACTGGTTACAGCGATCAATGGGCTACCTGAGCATCTCAAAGGCTCGTTAACCTGGGATCAAGGAAGTGAAATGGCAGGACATAAATCGTTTACCATCGCCACAGATTGCCCAGTGTATTTCTGTGACCCAGCCTCACCCTGGCAACGCGGCAGCAACGAAAACACCAACGGGCTCCTACGCCAGTACTTCCCTAAAGGCACAGACTTAAGCGTCCACACCGCCGAAGACCTGGAATTCGTTGCCATGCAGCTCAACAGACGACCACGAAAAACACTCAACTTCGATACCCCCGCAGAACGCATGGCACAATTGCTAGACAAAGAAACCTAG
- a CDS encoding aminotransferase class I/II-fold pyridoxal phosphate-dependent enzyme gives MLQDFNAEQLAQLKADILGEYAELKSRNLKLDLTRGKPSAEQLGFAQAVLHLPGDDFIAPDGTDCRNYGNLIGLDWIREIWAEVLGIEMKSLVAGDASSLNLMFDMISWAYIWGTNDSERPWGREEKVKWICPVPGYDRHFAITERFGFDMLTVPMTATGPDMDRVEELAKDPQVKGMWNVPIFGNPTGITYSRETVERLATMETGAPDFRIIWDNAYAVHTLTDEFPEIIDVVKLAAESGNPNRFWGYSSTSKITQAGAGVAFLNTSDENLTWYNKHALVRGIGPNKINQLAHAQFFKDAAGVRAVMAQHAGSLRPKFEMVLEILESRLGEYGVAQWLNPTGGYFISIDVVPGTAKRVVELAKDAGIVLTAAGSTYPLKNDPEDKNLRLAPSLPPVEELELAMDGVATCVLLAAIERSEAQANNA, from the coding sequence TTGTTGCAAGATTTCAACGCTGAGCAGCTAGCTCAGCTCAAAGCTGACATTCTTGGCGAGTATGCGGAGTTGAAGTCGCGAAACCTGAAGCTTGATTTGACCCGCGGTAAGCCGTCGGCTGAGCAGCTCGGGTTTGCGCAGGCTGTTTTGCACCTACCTGGCGATGATTTCATCGCCCCCGACGGCACGGACTGCCGCAACTATGGCAACCTGATTGGCTTGGATTGGATCCGTGAGATTTGGGCCGAGGTGCTGGGTATTGAGATGAAGTCGCTGGTTGCAGGTGACGCTTCCTCCTTGAACTTGATGTTTGACATGATTTCTTGGGCTTATATCTGGGGCACGAATGATTCCGAGCGTCCGTGGGGTCGTGAGGAGAAGGTGAAGTGGATCTGCCCAGTTCCGGGCTACGATCGCCACTTCGCAATCACGGAGCGCTTCGGTTTTGACATGCTCACGGTGCCGATGACGGCGACCGGTCCAGACATGGATCGGGTGGAGGAGCTCGCCAAGGATCCGCAGGTCAAAGGCATGTGGAATGTGCCGATTTTCGGTAACCCGACGGGCATCACGTACAGCCGCGAGACAGTCGAGCGCCTCGCCACGATGGAGACCGGCGCGCCTGATTTCCGCATTATCTGGGATAACGCCTACGCGGTGCACACGCTTACCGACGAGTTTCCCGAGATCATCGACGTGGTGAAGCTGGCAGCAGAATCTGGCAATCCAAACCGATTCTGGGGATACTCGTCGACAAGCAAGATTACGCAGGCGGGTGCGGGCGTGGCCTTCTTGAACACGTCGGATGAGAACCTGACCTGGTACAACAAGCATGCGTTGGTGCGGGGGATCGGGCCGAACAAGATTAATCAGCTGGCGCATGCGCAGTTCTTTAAGGATGCGGCTGGGGTGCGTGCGGTGATGGCGCAGCATGCGGGGTCATTGCGTCCGAAGTTTGAGATGGTGCTGGAGATTTTGGAGTCGCGGCTCGGTGAGTATGGTGTGGCGCAGTGGCTGAACCCGACAGGTGGTTACTTCATTTCGATTGATGTGGTGCCGGGGACGGCGAAGCGCGTTGTGGAGCTGGCGAAGGACGCGGGCATTGTATTGACGGCGGCCGGTTCGACCTACCCGCTGAAGAACGATCCGGAGGATAAGAATCTGCGTTTGGCGCCGTCTTTGCCGCCGGTGGAGGAGCTGGAGCTTGCGATGGACGGTGTAGCTACCTGCGTGCTGCTCGCTGCTATCGAACGCAGTGAAGCCCAAGCTAATAACGCCTAA
- a CDS encoding suppressor of fused domain protein — MNFEETAHWVSGLFPGEMMVGELGPCRVATFANPPENIACTLNFGQVDTGLTAEGMDVRSELFTVATQAEAAPILVAAAYQMLVDAAGRILARPGELLPGLATLALQHDLTAKHGVLTVPYVWGGDVPHFREPGKQTLMLQVIFLTDDEFVYLNTYGLPALQQEISKNSINIHDLRR; from the coding sequence ATGAATTTTGAAGAAACCGCCCACTGGGTTTCTGGGTTGTTTCCGGGGGAGATGATGGTGGGCGAGCTCGGCCCGTGCCGAGTGGCCACCTTCGCGAACCCGCCGGAAAATATTGCGTGCACGTTGAATTTCGGCCAAGTAGATACGGGGCTGACCGCTGAGGGTATGGACGTGCGCAGTGAGCTGTTCACTGTCGCCACGCAGGCGGAGGCCGCCCCGATCTTAGTGGCCGCTGCCTACCAAATGCTTGTCGACGCCGCCGGCCGAATCCTCGCTCGCCCGGGAGAATTACTGCCTGGTTTGGCTACCCTTGCGCTCCAGCACGACCTCACTGCGAAGCATGGCGTGTTGACGGTGCCTTATGTGTGGGGTGGGGACGTTCCACACTTCCGTGAACCCGGTAAGCAGACCTTGATGCTCCAGGTGATTTTCCTTACTGATGATGAGTTTGTGTATCTGAACACATACGGCCTACCGGCATTGCAGCAGGAGATTTCTAAGAACAGTATTAATATTCATGACCTGCGCAGATAG
- a CDS encoding signal peptidase I: MGHRLAPIGMGLFAIFLVTFVLGLGTGYRTHVLTTPSMGKALPVGTMIVTKPTPVSDVAVGDIVTYRVGGDMTRTHRVVATSPSSLTTRGDLNGSNDPAPVKQSDLVGKVIFSWRYGGWILRTLPYAAGGWLLMHVASRRLPAPAERSRYRSLGVFCGISIALALYKPLFGVEMLTMKMDGEGAHATATVHAVSTGMLPIQLDGVGDNSTPSEVLTTAGADGFAVARTPNDAGRFEFRPKPVFSPSMIALLVAAAGAPYVWFYGLHLWHRRHVSQASQRQKSAVGAFAHPGSGAHRA; the protein is encoded by the coding sequence ATGGGCCATAGGTTGGCCCCCATAGGCATGGGGCTATTCGCCATTTTCTTGGTGACCTTTGTCCTTGGCTTGGGTACCGGCTACCGCACCCACGTCCTCACTACGCCCTCGATGGGAAAAGCGCTTCCTGTCGGCACGATGATTGTCACGAAGCCAACTCCAGTGTCAGATGTTGCCGTGGGCGATATAGTGACCTACCGAGTTGGCGGCGACATGACGCGAACCCACCGCGTGGTAGCAACCTCTCCATCGAGCCTGACCACCCGTGGTGATCTCAACGGCTCCAACGACCCTGCCCCGGTCAAACAGAGTGACCTGGTGGGCAAAGTTATCTTCTCTTGGCGTTATGGTGGCTGGATTCTAAGGACGCTGCCCTATGCAGCCGGCGGCTGGCTGCTCATGCACGTCGCTTCTCGACGCCTCCCGGCTCCCGCGGAAAGATCCCGCTATCGATCCCTCGGGGTCTTTTGCGGCATTTCCATTGCATTGGCCCTGTATAAGCCATTGTTCGGGGTGGAGATGCTCACCATGAAGATGGACGGGGAAGGCGCGCATGCGACAGCGACGGTACATGCCGTTTCCACTGGCATGTTGCCGATCCAACTCGACGGGGTAGGGGATAATTCGACGCCTTCGGAGGTTTTGACCACTGCAGGTGCGGATGGTTTCGCGGTGGCTCGGACTCCGAATGACGCTGGTAGGTTTGAGTTTCGCCCGAAGCCAGTGTTCTCGCCGTCGATGATTGCTTTGTTGGTCGCTGCTGCCGGCGCTCCTTACGTGTGGTTCTATGGGTTGCATCTGTGGCACCGTCGCCATGTTTCCCAGGCGTCGCAGCGTCAGAAGAGCGCGGTTGGGGCCTTTGCGCATCCTGGATCGGGGGCGCATCGTGCTTAA